TCACCTGACCCCGAAAGAGTTCAATCTGTTGGGTGTGTTGGCCCGCAATGCCGGACGTGTGATTACACGGGCAGATCTGGTGCGGGATGCGTGGGGGCCGGAATATGGCGACGCGACCGACAGCCTCAAGCTGTACATCCACTATCTGCGGCAAAAAGTCGAGCCCGATCCGCAGCACCCCGTCTACATTTTGACGTCGCGGGGGATCGGCTATCGCTTCGCGGACGTCTGAAATACCTCGCTAGAGCAGCACGTTGAGCGCCACAATCGCCACGACGGTCACCGCAGACAACGTGACGACCAGCATCACGCGCCGGGTCCAGCGCCACAGGCGTGACGACTGGCGAACGGGAGCGTCGTCTGTGGATAGGGGGGGAGCAATCATGCGCCGCCGGACTTCGGCGACGGCTTCTTTCTCTTCGATCCGCTGAAGGTGCTGCCGCGCGGTGGGATTTGACGGATTGAGCTGAAGCACGTTCTCAAAACACACGCGCTTGTCCTCGTCGTTGTCTACCACACTCGCCAACCACAGCCAGACCTGTTCGTGGTAGGGATCAAGCTCAATCGCCCGCCGGAACAAGTCGTGCGCTTCTTCCCGGTTCCCCTGGCGAGCCGCCGACTTCCCGGCCTTATAAAGATCCAAGAATTCCTTCGAGGCGCTGAGCAGATCTGTGGTCGAAAGACCCATTGCGCCGAACCCCTTCGTACCAGTTCCCAACCGCATGTGTGTTCATTTTAACATACTATACCTGCTAAAGGTAGGACTATAGTCCTATATTACGCCCGGCAAAAGCTACAAAAAGCCGGGGTTATTATCCCCGGCTTCGTGGAGTCTATTCGGGCTGCGAAGGAAACCTCACGCGCTCCAGTCATTGGCGATGTCGGTTTGCTGGCCGGACGTCACCTGATAGGTCGTGCCGGTGGCGAACTCGTATATGAACACGTCCCAGTTGCCGGTCCGGTTAGACGAGAACACGATGTACTGGCCATTGGGCGAATAGCGGGGCCGGATATCGGATGCTCCGGAGTCAAACAGCTTCTCCGGCTCGCCGGAACCGTTCGCTGCCGTGCGATAGATGCTGCTCTGGCCGCTGCCCGCTTCGCGTCCCTCGAACACGATGAACTGGCCGTCCGGCGACCAGTCCGGCGCTGACTCGACGAGATCGGTGCCGTTGGTGGTCAGGTCACGGATAAAGCCGTCCGCCACGTTATAGACGCGCAGCTCAGATACGTCCTGGCCGCCGCGTACGTACTCGGCGGCGTACACAATCGACTGGGTGTCGGGCGAAAACGCGGGCCAGCTTTCGGCAGCGTCGTCGGAGGTGAGCTGTTCCAACGCATCGGGGCTCGGCTCGGTGACCAACGTCGAGAGGCGGTACAGATCGGGCGCAATTGCACCGGGTCCGACGGCGGTGAACGTGATCCACGCCCCGTCAGAGGACCATGCGGGCATGTTCTGCTGGATCAGGATCGGCACGCCGCCCCACAGCGTCGTCGCCCACCGTGTATTCGTGCCGGACATGTTGTCGATGATCAGCACGACTTCGCGTGTGCCGGTCGCGAACATGATGTAGGCGTATTCCGCGCTGCCGGGGCCGAGCACCGGGGTGTGGCCCCGGTTGTTGTCGGGGCTGATCTGGCGCTGCGTGCCGCCGTCCGGGCTGGTGATCCAGATCGGCTGGTTTTCCTCGTCGCCGACCACCTGGCCGGATTGCAGAATGATGGTTCCTCCAGCGCTGGCCGCAATCGACGCGAGCGGGGTGGACGTCAACACGGCACGCGGCGTCGGTGAGGGGACCGGGGTCCAGGTGGGCGGCAGACGGGTTGGCGTGATCGATGGCGTCACCTCGACGGCGGCCTCCGTGCCTAGATTGGCGCTCTGTGCGCTGGGCTGACCCGCGATGGCGGTCGGTCCTGCGCCTGATTCGTCGTCCCCGCCGCCCAGCAACACGACCAGGACCACGACCAGCAGCACCAATGCCAGCGCTCCTAACAGGATCGCGGCGTAAACTGTGGTGCGGCTTGGTCCGCTGCCCTGGCTGGTCGCGGCCTGCGGAATTTCCTCTTCGTCCAGACGGTTGAGCAGGTTTTGCGCGCGGCGGTTGTTGGGGTTGATGACGATCACGTTCCCCAGGCACACGCGCTTTTCCTCGACCGTATCGACCACGGCGGCCAGCCAGAACCAGCCTTTTTCGTTGTACTGGTCCAGCTTGACCACTTCTTCCAATGCCTGCCGGGCGGCTGCGTTGTCCCCCGCACGCGCCGCCTTGATTCCTTTTTCGAGCAGGTCATTGACCTGTGGATTTGTCCCTGACTCGCTCATGCTCCCCCTTGCACAAAACTGATTTCCATCCCAATCCTGTTCATTGTACGGGCGACCACGCTGTGTAGCGATAGCCGGTTGTCTCTTCCGTTAGCGTTTCAAGTCCCGTGCCATCGGGATGAATGACGGCCAGTTGGTAACCTTCGCCGTCGGTGGTCGCGCTGTAGCTGATCCACTCGCTGTCGGGTGACCACGCCGGATCGAAGGCGTCGGCGTCGTCATTCGTGGTCAGGATGCGCTCGCCGGTGCCGTCGGCGTTCATCACGTAGAGATCGTTATCGCCGCCCCGGTCGGAGATGAACGCGATCCTGTTCCCATCCGGTGAAAAGGCGGGCGCAAAGCTGCTGTTGCCCGACTCGGTAAGCTGGACCGGATCGCCGCCCGCTGCGGGCATCTGCCAGACCTCAAGCGCACCCGGTCCCGCCAGATCGGATGCGAAGACGATCTGTGCGCCATCCGGCGACCATGTTGGGCTGCGATCCTCGCCGCTGTTGCCGGTGAGCACGCGCGGCTCGCCGCCTTCAGTGTCAACGGCATAAATGTCGAAGTCGCCTTCGGCATTGGACGCGAAGGCGATCTGGGTACCGTCCGGCGACCACGTCGGATCGCTGACCTCGGCGCGCAGCGACGTGAGCTGTCGCAGATCGCCGCCGTCCGCCGGAGCGGTGAACAACTCCGTAAATTCGACCGGGTCCTCCCCGCTGTCCTCCGCGGGTCGCTCACGCAGCGACACGACCGCCACGATTTGCTGGCCGTCCGGGGAATAGTCCGCGTCGTAAATGCCGGTCCATTCGAGGTTGGCGCGGGTCGTCAGGTCATTGGGCAGGTTGAAGCTCACCGCCTCGATGCCGGTCGTGTCGGCGCGCATTGTGATGAGGTGCCATATATCGTCCTCGTACTGGGAGACGAGCAGCGTGTAACTGTCCAGGTCGGGCACTTGGGTCGGCTGCGCTTCGGGGGAGGGCGTCCATGTAGGCGTCGGCGTCCAGGTGGGCGGCAGCGGTTCCGCCGTGCGGTCGGCTGATTGCGATGTGGGTCGCGGCGTCCCGCTTGGAGTGGCAATCGCGGCGGTGCTGGTTGCCTCGCTCGGGGCAGTGGCCACGGCGGCTGCCGTTGATGGCGTTGGTTCCGGCTCATCGTCCTCGTTGAGCGTGTTGTAAAGCAGCAGCACGCCGACCGCGATCATCAGAAGGGCCAGAATGAAGACCAGCACGTACAACGGCGAAATGCGACGGCGCGACGTCTCGGCGCGTGGACGCGGTGGTTGTGCGGCGGCTCGCCGGGGCGTACTCGCGGACGATTGCAGTTTGGCGAGTGCCTGCTGGGCGCGGGCATTGTTCGGGTTGATTTCGAGGACGCGTGTCAGGTAGGTCTTGCGCTGTGCATTCGTCTCCGCGACGGTCGCCAGCCAGATCCATGCCAGCTCGTTTTCAGGCTCGATGCCGATCACCTGTTCGAGCATGAGGCGCGCCGCGGTTGGATTGCCGTGCTGGGCGGCCTGAATCGCTTCGCGTAGGAGAGATTGCGGGTCTTGGGCCACTGGTTTGTTCCTTAAGCAGACAGGTAATCTACCCCAGGGAGTTGCATGGGTGCGATCCGGGCGGGTCTATCAGGTGCGCAAAAGGATAAGGTCTTATTGACAACCGGCGTTCAACCTCGAACGTCCTGCGCCCGCACGTTAGTGTAGCATGACGGCAACCGCGTCAAAAATGGCACTAGAGTACGACGAGCGCGATGACGGCGACGGCGATGAGGATCAGGCTGACGGCCAGCGCAATGCTGCCATAGGCCAGCACCCGGCTGTTGTTGGACCTCGTGCGCGACTCGACCTTTTTCAGTTCGCGCTGCGCCGTGCGATTGTCCGGGTTGATGGTCAGCACGGTGCGCAGATAGCGAATCCGGTCGGCGGAGGACTCGGCCACAGAAGCCATCCACAGCCACCCGCGTTCGTTGTTCTTGTCGGCGTCGAGGATTTGCTGAAAAATGACGCGGGCATTTTCCGCGTTGCCCTGCCGCGCGGATTGAATGCCGATCTGCATCAGCTGTTCGAGGTTGGGCGAGCTGGCATCCTGCTGGTCAAAGTCGTCTAACATCCCGTTCGCTCCCGATTTCCGATGGACGTCTCACCGTGCGTGCGGCGATCGCGGAGAGACTCTAATGTATAGTCTGTTCCGGCTTGGTTGGCAAGTCGCAGTCTCCCGCGAATCCGCTGTAATAGGACAATGATACGCGTTTGGCGCAAAATCTTTGACGCTGGGCGGGGTTTGGTGCACAATTCAGACTGTCAGGGTCGTTCGATCCGGCGGCCATTGGCGGGATGCGCGCCACGAAGAGCACATTTGAGCGAAGGAGCAGCGAGCATGGAGGCCGACCAGCCGGTCCTGGTTATCGGGGCATCCGGCATCGACATTAAGGGACGCCCGCTTGAGCCGCTCCAGATGGGCCGCTCAAATCAGGGCGCGGTCCGCACCACTGTCGGCGGCGTGGCGCGGAATATCGCGGAGAACCTCGCTCGCCTGGAAGTTCCCACGGTGTTGCTGTCCGCCGTCGGCGATGATCACAGCGGCGAGATTTTGCTCAAGCGCACGCAGGACACCGGCGTAGACACCAGCTATGTGCTGCGCCTGCCGGACAAACCCACCGGCTCGTACCTGGCACTAGTGGACAGTGACGGGCAGCTGATTGTCTCTCTCAGCGACTACGACATCGTGTCCGCGATCTCGTCCTCCTACTTGCTCCAGCAGCGGGAATTGTTCGAGCAGGCGTCAATGATCGCCATTGACGCGAACCTGTCGGTGAAGGCGATGGCGACGGTGTTCCGGCTGGCCAAGCGCTACGATGTGCCGGTCTGCGTCGATCCCACGTCGCCGACGCTGGCTGCCAAGCTGCTGGCCCATTTACCGCAAATTAACATGATCGCCCCGGACATATACGAGGCGGCGACCCTGCTGCGTGCGGATATCACGCCGCTGCCAGATCGCGACGCGGCGGTCGGTCTGGCGCAGCGCATCATCAACACCGGCGTTAATATCGCCATCGTGACGCTGGCCGAGTACGGTCTGGCCTATGCGGATGGCAGCGGGGCAGGGCACATCCCGGCGCTGCGTACGCCTGTGGTGGACAAGACCGGCGCGGGCGACGCACTCACGGCAGCGGTGATCTTCGGGCTGTTGAATGAGATGCCGCTGGACGAGGCGATGCGGTTGGGGATCGCGGCGGCCTCGCTCACGCTGCGCACGCGCGAGACGGTCGCCGTCGATCTCAGCCTGGACCAGTTGTATGATGCACTGGTCGTGTAGGGTTTGGTAAAGGGGCGTTCTGCTCCTGGCACAAGTGGGTGAAAGTCTATCATGGGACAGCAGGCACAGAG
This sequence is a window from Aggregatilinea lenta. Protein-coding genes within it:
- a CDS encoding tetratricopeptide repeat protein, yielding MGLSTTDLLSASKEFLDLYKAGKSAARQGNREEAHDLFRRAIELDPYHEQVWLWLASVVDNDEDKRVCFENVLQLNPSNPTARQHLQRIEEKEAVAEVRRRMIAPPLSTDDAPVRQSSRLWRWTRRVMLVVTLSAVTVVAIVALNVLL
- a CDS encoding TolB family protein; the protein is MSESGTNPQVNDLLEKGIKAARAGDNAAARQALEEVVKLDQYNEKGWFWLAAVVDTVEEKRVCLGNVIVINPNNRRAQNLLNRLDEEEIPQAATSQGSGPSRTTVYAAILLGALALVLLVVVLVVLLGGGDDESGAGPTAIAGQPSAQSANLGTEAAVEVTPSITPTRLPPTWTPVPSPTPRAVLTSTPLASIAASAGGTIILQSGQVVGDEENQPIWITSPDGGTQRQISPDNNRGHTPVLGPGSAEYAYIMFATGTREVVLIIDNMSGTNTRWATTLWGGVPILIQQNMPAWSSDGAWITFTAVGPGAIAPDLYRLSTLVTEPSPDALEQLTSDDAAESWPAFSPDTQSIVYAAEYVRGGQDVSELRVYNVADGFIRDLTTNGTDLVESAPDWSPDGQFIVFEGREAGSGQSSIYRTAANGSGEPEKLFDSGASDIRPRYSPNGQYIVFSSNRTGNWDVFIYEFATGTTYQVTSGQQTDIANDWSA
- a CDS encoding PD40 domain-containing protein produces the protein MAQDPQSLLREAIQAAQHGNPTAARLMLEQVIGIEPENELAWIWLATVAETNAQRKTYLTRVLEINPNNARAQQALAKLQSSASTPRRAAAQPPRPRAETSRRRISPLYVLVFILALLMIAVGVLLLYNTLNEDDEPEPTPSTAAAVATAPSEATSTAAIATPSGTPRPTSQSADRTAEPLPPTWTPTPTWTPSPEAQPTQVPDLDSYTLLVSQYEDDIWHLITMRADTTGIEAVSFNLPNDLTTRANLEWTGIYDADYSPDGQQIVAVVSLRERPAEDSGEDPVEFTELFTAPADGGDLRQLTSLRAEVSDPTWSPDGTQIAFASNAEGDFDIYAVDTEGGEPRVLTGNSGEDRSPTWSPDGAQIVFASDLAGPGALEVWQMPAAGGDPVQLTESGNSSFAPAFSPDGNRIAFISDRGGDNDLYVMNADGTGERILTTNDDADAFDPAWSPDSEWISYSATTDGEGYQLAVIHPDGTGLETLTEETTGYRYTAWSPVQ
- a CDS encoding tetratricopeptide repeat protein codes for the protein MLDDFDQQDASSPNLEQLMQIGIQSARQGNAENARVIFQQILDADKNNERGWLWMASVAESSADRIRYLRTVLTINPDNRTAQRELKKVESRTRSNNSRVLAYGSIALAVSLILIAVAVIALVVL
- a CDS encoding carbohydrate kinase family protein, coding for MEADQPVLVIGASGIDIKGRPLEPLQMGRSNQGAVRTTVGGVARNIAENLARLEVPTVLLSAVGDDHSGEILLKRTQDTGVDTSYVLRLPDKPTGSYLALVDSDGQLIVSLSDYDIVSAISSSYLLQQRELFEQASMIAIDANLSVKAMATVFRLAKRYDVPVCVDPTSPTLAAKLLAHLPQINMIAPDIYEAATLLRADITPLPDRDAAVGLAQRIINTGVNIAIVTLAEYGLAYADGSGAGHIPALRTPVVDKTGAGDALTAAVIFGLLNEMPLDEAMRLGIAAASLTLRTRETVAVDLSLDQLYDALVV